The following is a genomic window from Mya arenaria isolate MELC-2E11 chromosome 4, ASM2691426v1.
tattaaatatttatacaatataaaaaataacgattacctaaaatattatcaattaataGCCTGTTTGCCTCAGTCAATGAAAGATCAAATGAGAGCTGCTATGCCAATAAACGACTCTCAAGACACGCTAAAACACAAAATCGGAACAAGCAAAGTAAAACCAAACACATTACTATACTCAATCcagttttataaagaaattcCAGCCAAATAGATGAAAAATGGAAACGGGTCATACCAGATGAATATATAGATAACACTTTATGGAAATTAATCTACACATCTTACTATAGATGCACCAATGATGTTACCCTGAGAAGTTTTCAATACAAGTTTATAAACAGAATTATACCTACAAACAAATTCTTATACAAGTGTGGAATCTCAAATTCAAGTTTATGTGACTTTTGCGGGGAAAACATCGAAACACAGGAACATTTATTCTGGGAATGTAGAATAACACAAACTCTGTGGTCTCAAGTAAAAAGAATAATTGATCATAATCCAAACTcgatcaatttaaacttaaaaaacataAGCTTTGGCATCTTTGAACAATTACAACATAAGAcaataataaactttttaatactgctaattaagttttttatatttagcatgaaaaacagaaacactaTACCAACctttacatcctttttaaactATGTAAAACTTAGAGAAAAAATAGAGAGCGAAACAGCTCTAgtcaataacaaaataaacttcCATGAAAACAAATGGCATCTGTTGAATAACTACATAAATGCATAAGTACCTCCTATCTATTCTATTTCTATTTCTATTATATTCTTTCTATCCTTTCTATCAGTCCAACCCTCCTCCATTATTATGTTCTCactcttttttgtttaaacacttaaatattgaaagattAAAAAACTGCTTCCTGCATTGGCAGCCACCTATATAGACCTTTttgtacaatatgtttttgcatgtgATATCACTCATACaccaatacttaaaaaacaaatattttgttatacaaataACAAGTACGCTATATAAATGTCtcaatgatatgtatatatacatatatgtttgcaatgtactaagttgtataatatttgtcaatattgaataataaaaaaaaaaaaaaaaaaaaaaactttcacttCAATACGATGAAAATTAAGTTAGGAtgattatatagacaaaatggTTACCATAGCAACAACGATCAACTATAACTCACTTATCGTAATACGTGTGATATAACCAGTCCCTTTTAACATTACCATAACCTTCAACGTGTGTTGGttataattacaaaatacatCTCAATAATTATATGATCTTGCCAAATGTGATAGAAATCAATTACATTGCTGAAAATCACAGGGAGTTGCTAAAATgctcatgtaaaatgatgtttaatagACCGCTATTAGctcgtattgataattctaggcttgttttgagtaAATACTGAGTTTGCCGATTtagggaccatctggtgtctagtgtCTTTAAGTTTATAATGGTAATATGAGAGTGTCAAGAGAAattaaattgtgtaaaaatccctacaaaacaattaagattgatttcttaaacatttgtacacagctaataattaatttatgttcTTACAAATAGGTAAATTTCGAACatattataaacttaaatacatattgttaactTAAATCGATATGGAAATGTTGGTTATTGAATATTGTTATACTGTAATTTTATAACTGTCTCATGTTACTCGCCACAATATGATTCCCGAATTACTCTTTTATAAAATAGTAAGAGTTGACATGTGAAGACCTCGTACGGACGGTGGTGTTTTTGCGAAGCTCGTAaccttttttaccatttttgtaaaacatatattgcatTCGTGTCGAAATATCTTGCATTCGTCTCAGAACATAATACAGTTTCAGAAAATGTACAACTTATATACAATTCCTTCAAAAAGAATTGACAGTTTAAACCTAAATTCCGACCTACTTTGAGAAGGTAGGCAGTTCATAAACTACTTTGGTTACAATATGCTAGGGGCTTTGTTTGTACCTTTAAGACAGAAACGCCCAACGTACTTTTTGGCGATAGCTGTTGAACCTCAGTTTTGACTTATATGCGAAGACGGAAAGAAAATAAGACGTTATGTTTAggatctttttaaaaatatattccttttttgtgagattttttttcagaaaatgggGAATATCAGAGGTTCTTTTTGGGAAGGAAAACCAGGGTCCGtggtttattttctataaatacttTACTCGAGGATTCCGGATAGATTGGACCGTCACATAGCTGGAAAAAATATGCacttaaatattacatttgatgtcaatttttttcagaaaaaaatatttcaaaattcgTCTTATTAGTGCCTCTAGTGGGCCCGCCGATTTAACTATAAACCAGTCAAATTCAGGGAAAAGCTCTCAGACAAAATCgaataaattcatgtttttttttgtaaacaaagcgAAGATGTGGCATGAACGGACGTACGGCGATCCGGGAGGGGTATCTGACTTTCTATATTTTGCATGAACTGGCATTGActaaaagaagaagaagaagaaaaatagaagaagaagaagaattgATCAATGCCATTGCCTTGAtgtgttcatacatgtagtCACGGACCTTTGTAATTGTGCGAAATAATTTGCTTCAACTATAAAtggtattatatattaaaatgaaacatggcaCAAACCCTGCCCCAGTAGTAATGCACATATTTAGCAAACAATAGTCTCTGCCATACTATTGAGTaagacatttgttaaaaaagacATAAGTactttttatacttaaatgaaacaaattcatACTGCTTTGTCATACACGCTTTATGAAAAATTGATCGCCGTTTATCTTTCTTAAGGATAGCTATTGTTTTGTATCATCATACCCAAAAGTGCCTCGTTTGATGGACACGATAGGAACAGTTAAAATGAAATCTTAAAAGAAGACAAAAAACAGCTGTAATAATTTACCgacataatgattgtttttattcttgccaggtaatgaaaatgaaaacgatGTATTAACACGTAAAAGTGAAAATGgttccagcaaaaaaacatAGTGATAAACCAACTGCTGCTGAATGCACATTATCCTTTTTTGCATAACAAGTACCTTTATATCAAACATGTAATCACCAAAACTAATCCTTatgataaagaaaacatatcaaCTGTAAAAGGTAGTCATCTAAAACCTGGCATGATTGATCGGATGACTTGCAGTGTTGGTTAAGGAAAGGTATAAAAAGAGTCGGAATGTTTCAGCAGCATTGAGTGGGGCCGTACACCGACGACGTCACGATGAAGTTTCTTATCACCGCAATCCTGGGCCTGGCAATCGCCGCATTCGGTATGTAGAGTTTTCTTTCTTAATTTGATCGTATACTAggcaaaaatatttcaaagtcaaattaaattaagtgtttttatacataattatttgttatatactGAGATCATTTTCAGGATTCATATTTTGCCTTATTTCAAAAGGTAGCTCATTGGTGGCGCATGGATTATTTTACTTTATCCATTTCAACACATCGGATTATTTGCAGTAAGCGAGGCGACTCCTGGATATTATGGACGCAGCTATGGAATAGGTACGTTAGTCAAAAACATTGTTCGTTTCATGAATGAAGTGTTGACAAGCCATTTTGTTACATCGTCGaaacatattttagttaaaacGTATGTACGTTAACACTTTAATAAGTACCAGAAATACAGCATATAAACTcggataaaaaaaactaaacccCATGTATGGTTTTAAGCAAAAATTGAGGTACAGAATTTCCAACTTTAAGACAGCATTGAGAATCAGTATAGAGTAAAATTAAAAGTAACGCATTACACCTAACGACAATTTTCAACTCAAAGTTGTTTTATAATCAGGCGGTTACATGGGCGGGGGCGGTTACGGTGGTGGAATGGGCTCCGGCGGCTATGGAGGTTTCATGGGCGGGGGCGGTTACGGTGGCGGAATGGGCTCCGGCGGCTATGGAGGTGGCATGGGCGGGATTGGCGGTTACGGTGGCGGAATCGGTTCCGGCGGCTATGGAGGTTACATGAGAGGCATTGGCGGAGGCGGCTACGGTGGCGGAGGCTACGGTGGCTATGGAGGTGGTGGTTATGGAGGCGGATATGGAAGTGGTATTGGAATGGGTGGTTACGGAGGCGGTGGATATGGTGGCGGAGGCTACGGTGGCTATGGAGGTTACATGGGCGGGATTGGCGGTTACGGTGGCGGAGGCTACGGTGGCTCTGGAGGTGGTGGTTATGGAGGCGGATATGGAAGTGGTTTTGGAATGGGAGGTTACGGAGGCGGTGGATATGGTGGCGGTGGATATGGCGGCGGTGGATATGGTGGATTTCGTACGGGTATGTTGATTCCATTATACAGAACAACTGTTGATTAAGAACTTACGGTCAAGTAGCCAAACTTCAAAAGCTTTTCCttacaatatacattttcatatacatattattcatctttcttttaaaaaacacgCCGACATGATTTCAGTATTTAACATAGGTAGGTTACATGTCATCTCAAACAAGGCATTTTAACCTCAAGACTAATATTATCAAGCAAATAGCAGTATgtaaaatgtcaaaaccaaGGTGACCTTGGATGTATGGCGGATAAGTAAGGGCTTTTATCACATCCTTTTTGATATcagcaaattattttttttcaatttgaaaacaaacgtTTTTCGAATTTATTAGTGTTAAGAAAGGTTGTAAAAGGCAAATTCGCACAAAAATACGAAAGACATGCATAAAAGAAATCAATGATGCAGTTCAATGTTGGAGTTATCGAGTGAAGTATTGAGATCAGCGACGTACTTCTAATTAAATACAATACTCGATACTACGTTCAACAAATATGTACGATCaactcatatatttaaaaatggtgATGCACTTGATACTCACAGGAGCTTACTGCAAATGCCGAAAGAGGTGCAGCTGGAAACAGAAGTTTGTTGGTCGTTGCCCATGGTGCAAGAAGGGCTGTAAACTTGTGCTCTGCTGC
Proteins encoded in this region:
- the LOC128232700 gene encoding acanthoscurrin-2-like, with translation MKFLITAILGLAIAAFVSEATPGYYGRSYGIGGYMGGGGYGGGMGSGGYGGFMGGGGYGGGMGSGGYGGGMGGIGGYGGGIGSGGYGGYMRGIGGGGYGGGGYGGYGGGGYGGGYGSGIGMGGYGGGGYGGGGYGGYGGYMGGIGGYGGGGYGGSGGGGYGGGYGSGFGMGGYGGGGYGGGGYGGGGYGGFRTGAYCKCRKRCSWKQKFVGRCPWCKKGCKLVLCCRRRWH